In Mariluticola halotolerans, one DNA window encodes the following:
- a CDS encoding integration host factor subunit beta encodes MIKSELIQKLAEENPHLFQRDLENIVNAILDGVGDAMARGDRVELRGFGAFSVKNRPARIGRNPRTGEQVSVGEKYVPQFKAGKEIRERLNK; translated from the coding sequence ATGATTAAGTCGGAATTGATCCAAAAACTCGCGGAAGAAAATCCGCATCTGTTTCAGCGTGACCTCGAGAATATCGTCAATGCCATCCTTGATGGGGTTGGGGATGCGATGGCGCGCGGCGACCGGGTGGAATTGCGCGGCTTTGGTGCTTTTTCGGTCAAGAACCGCCCGGCCCGTATCGGCCGCAACCCGCGCACCGGCGAGCAGGTTAGCGTTGGTGAGAAATATGTACCGCAGTTCAAGGCGGGCAAGGAAATTCGCGAGCGACTGAACAAGTAG
- the sppA gene encoding signal peptide peptidase SppA translates to MSLSEDPVHVIPATTQLRRSRSRWRIIAFVALAIAVLALVGRFALSAYDGDTAQIARVRIEGAITTDAARLHVLNKLAKSEKVKAVIISINSPGGTTAGGEELYEAISRLREEKPVVAVIEELGASAAYMTAISTDRIFARRLSIVGSIGVLMQHVNAGKLLDTIGISMDKVQTGPLKAEPDISDPLVGEVRESLQALVDDSFEWFVDIVAERRDMPRPAALALADGRIVTGRMGLENGLIDAIGGEAEAIAWLESEKDIAPDLAIVTQFPPALTEFERITHYFGSQIRAMVGLGPENGMTLDGLVSLWQVAPSK, encoded by the coding sequence ATGTCACTTTCCGAGGATCCCGTACACGTAATACCGGCGACGACCCAGTTGCGGCGGTCACGGTCGCGCTGGCGCATTATCGCCTTTGTGGCGCTGGCGATTGCCGTTTTGGCGCTGGTCGGCCGGTTTGCGCTCAGCGCTTATGACGGCGACACAGCACAGATTGCCCGGGTGCGGATCGAGGGCGCTATTACGACCGATGCAGCGCGATTGCATGTGCTCAACAAGCTGGCTAAGAGCGAGAAGGTCAAAGCGGTTATTATCAGCATCAACAGCCCCGGCGGCACCACAGCGGGCGGCGAAGAGCTTTATGAGGCGATCAGCAGGTTGCGTGAGGAAAAGCCGGTTGTGGCCGTCATTGAGGAGCTGGGGGCGTCTGCCGCCTATATGACGGCGATCAGCACGGACCGGATTTTTGCGCGCCGCCTCTCCATTGTGGGATCAATCGGCGTTTTGATGCAGCACGTGAATGCGGGCAAATTGCTGGATACGATCGGCATTTCAATGGACAAGGTGCAAACCGGCCCTTTGAAAGCGGAGCCGGACATCAGCGATCCGCTGGTTGGGGAAGTGCGCGAAAGCCTGCAAGCCCTGGTGGATGACAGTTTTGAATGGTTTGTGGACATTGTTGCGGAACGACGCGACATGCCCCGCCCGGCCGCACTGGCGCTGGCTGACGGCCGTATCGTGACAGGACGAATGGGGCTTGAAAACGGCTTGATTGACGCGATTGGCGGCGAAGCGGAGGCCATTGCCTGGCTGGAAAGCGAAAAAGACATCGCCCCTGATCTTGCCATTGTGACGCAATTTCCACCGGCGCTGACCGAATTTGAACGCATAACACACTATTTTGGCTCTCAAATTCGTGCGATGGTGGGTTTGGGGCCCGAGAACGGCATGACGCTTGACGGGCTGGTTTCGCTTTGGCAGGTTGCGCCATCCAAATGA
- a CDS encoding GNAT family N-acetyltransferase, whose translation MSANATATWRPMLAADMSEVIAIAEIVHPDYPEDDAVLAERLMLYAPGCFVLSQRGQIAGYLLSHPWIYGNLPKLNTLLQALPQDADTYYLHDIALLPDAQGQGAASAITTRLAIHAGAAGFAHISLCAVNGSARFWQAQGFARAEVPGVDAHLASYGADAVFMARAL comes from the coding sequence TTGTCCGCCAATGCGACTGCCACTTGGCGCCCGATGCTCGCCGCCGATATGAGCGAGGTCATCGCCATCGCTGAAATCGTACATCCCGACTATCCGGAAGATGACGCTGTGCTGGCCGAACGCCTGATGCTTTATGCGCCGGGCTGCTTTGTTCTTTCGCAACGCGGCCAGATTGCCGGATATCTCCTCAGCCATCCATGGATCTACGGTAACCTGCCAAAACTCAACACCCTGCTGCAGGCATTGCCGCAAGACGCCGACACATACTATCTGCACGATATTGCGCTATTGCCCGATGCACAGGGACAAGGCGCGGCAAGCGCCATCACCACACGATTGGCCATCCATGCCGGGGCTGCGGGCTTTGCCCATATCAGCCTTTGCGCGGTCAATGGATCAGCACGGTTCTGGCAGGCCCAAGGCTTTGCGAGAGCAGAGGTGCCGGGCGTTGACGCCCATTTGGCAAGCTATGGGGCAGATGCGGTATTCATGGCGCGGGCGCTGTAG